The Herbiconiux sp. A18JL235 region AGTTCGACTCCGGCCTCTAGGCCCGTCGGCACCGGACACCCGCAGAACACAAGGGGGAAACCAGAACATGGCATCAGGTGGAAGCGCGATCCGCGGATCGCGCGTAGGCGCAGGCCCCATGGGGGAGCAGGATCGCGGTTTCCACGCGGAGCGCATCCAGGTCTCCTACTGGGACGCCCTGGGTAACGAGACCGTGCGCTACTTCGCGGCGAACCTTCCCGACGAGGAGATCCCCGAGACGATCGACTGCCCCACCTCGGGTCTTCCCGCCGGTCGCGACAAGGCCAACCCGCCGTCGGTCGCGAAGCTCGAGCCCTACAAGACGCACCTCGCCTACGTGAAGGAGCGCCG contains the following coding sequences:
- a CDS encoding RNA polymerase-binding protein RbpA, yielding MASGGSAIRGSRVGAGPMGEQDRGFHAERIQVSYWDALGNETVRYFAANLPDEEIPETIDCPTSGLPAGRDKANPPSVAKLEPYKTHLAYVKERRTEQEAEQLLEDALQQLRERRGTASASS